In the Chroococcidiopsis sp. SAG 2025 genome, one interval contains:
- a CDS encoding galactose oxidase-like domain-containing protein, giving the protein MIQHELLNLPTKKPDARTLIAQGSGVGSWQLLSYQVPLNPVHAALLRTGKVFFFTGSGNNPTRINSPFNSVVWDVNSGTFTSQSPPTDPSGLPIDLFCAGQSFRADGRLMIAGGTLQYDPFYGATSAFLFDPSNEQLTAIASMKYGRWYPTVLTLGNGRIFALSGLDVNGNLAINPEIYSSSWRAFSQATSPFELYAHLILTATGQVFYTGGYFAFNNGVSARLLTLPGNFNQRITETPVGALQQPDSGAQAASVLLPPAQDQRVMVIGGGNPNQATNRVSIINLNASTPAYAAAPSLNFARKHHNAVILPDRTVLVCNGSGFDEAGNAATLTAEIYDPIDNTWTLTAPASRVRLYHSVALLLPDGRVVTTGGNPRRLNECDSNGNLPGSSPPLPCEDRQIEIYSPPYISQTRPTIQNAPAEISLGNTFTVTTPQAQNIQWVSLIRPMATTHGLDTEQRLVDVPIASRTSTSLSVTLTSNRNIAPAGWYMLFVSNNSRVPSVARWIRVG; this is encoded by the coding sequence GTGATTCAGCATGAACTACTTAATTTACCTACCAAGAAACCTGACGCTAGGACGCTCATAGCCCAAGGTAGTGGTGTAGGTAGCTGGCAACTTCTGTCCTATCAAGTCCCGCTCAACCCCGTCCATGCGGCATTACTACGAACGGGAAAAGTCTTTTTCTTCACTGGTTCGGGAAATAACCCCACGCGAATTAATTCTCCCTTCAACAGCGTAGTTTGGGATGTAAATAGCGGCACGTTTACCAGCCAATCGCCACCAACTGATCCATCTGGATTGCCCATCGATCTTTTCTGTGCCGGACAATCGTTTCGCGCTGACGGTCGCTTAATGATTGCAGGTGGAACTCTGCAATACGACCCTTTCTATGGAGCAACCTCTGCTTTTTTATTCGATCCGAGTAACGAGCAGCTGACAGCCATAGCCTCAATGAAGTATGGTCGCTGGTATCCTACAGTTCTAACGCTGGGCAACGGTCGAATTTTTGCCTTATCGGGGCTGGATGTGAATGGCAATCTAGCGATCAACCCAGAAATATATTCCAGCTCTTGGAGAGCTTTTTCTCAAGCTACCAGTCCTTTCGAGCTTTACGCCCATCTGATCTTGACCGCTACGGGGCAGGTTTTTTATACAGGAGGCTATTTTGCCTTTAACAATGGTGTTTCCGCTCGCCTGCTCACCTTACCAGGAAACTTCAATCAACGAATTACTGAAACACCCGTAGGTGCATTGCAACAGCCTGACTCTGGCGCTCAAGCTGCTAGCGTACTGCTTCCACCAGCTCAAGACCAACGAGTCATGGTGATTGGGGGTGGAAATCCCAATCAGGCAACCAATAGAGTCAGTATCATCAACTTAAACGCAAGTACCCCTGCATATGCAGCTGCACCATCGCTCAACTTTGCTCGCAAGCACCACAACGCCGTAATTCTGCCCGATCGCACGGTTTTAGTTTGTAACGGGAGCGGATTTGATGAAGCTGGGAATGCTGCTACACTGACCGCAGAGATCTACGACCCGATCGATAATACTTGGACGCTAACAGCTCCAGCTAGCCGAGTTCGCCTCTATCACTCGGTTGCCTTACTGCTACCAGATGGCAGAGTTGTCACCACGGGTGGTAATCCCAGGCGGTTAAATGAATGCGATAGCAATGGCAACCTTCCAGGTAGTTCGCCACCTCTACCTTGTGAGGATAGGCAAATTGAAATTTACAGCCCGCCTTACATCTCGCAAACGCGACCGACAATTCAGAATGCACCCGCAGAAATCTCCTTGGGCAATACATTCACGGTTACAACCCCCCAGGCACAGAACATCCAATGGGTAAGCCTAATTAGACCAATGGCAACAACGCACGGACTAGATACAGAACAACGGCTGGTAGATGTGCCGATCGCCTCTAGAACCAGCACCTCCTTATCCGTGACTCTGACATCTAATCGCAATATTGCCCCTGCTGGCTGGTACATGTTGTTCGTCAGCAATAACAGTCGCGTACCTTCAGTGGCTAGATGGATAAGGGTTGGGTAA